One window of Perca flavescens isolate YP-PL-M2 chromosome 6, PFLA_1.0, whole genome shotgun sequence genomic DNA carries:
- the LOC114557598 gene encoding c-Myc-binding protein, giving the protein MSGTQKLNYLNNFNFIIMAHYRGPDPKREQFRRYLEKAGVVDSLTSVLVALYEQPEKPNNALEFVKQHLNAAGQTSADTEALQQEVVDLRQRCARLAEETKDLKAKLQRYEPEDGATAD; this is encoded by the exons ATGAGCGGGACACAAAAACTTAACTATTTGAACAATTTCAACTTCATCATTATGGCACATTATAGA GGCCCAGACCCTAAAAGGGAACAGTTTCGGAGATACTTGGAGAAAGCTGGTGTTGTTGACAGTCTTACTAGTG TTCTGGTGGCTCTGTATGAACAACCTGAAAAGCCCAACAATGCTCTGGA ATTTGTGAAGCAGCATCTCAATGCTGCTGGTCAGACGTCCGCAGACACTGAGGCTCTACAGCAGGAGGTGGTTGACTTGAGGCAGAGGTGTGCACGTCTGGCAGAGGAAACTAAAGACCTCAAAGCAAAG CTGCAGCGTTACGAGCCTGAAGATGGAGCCACAGCTGACTAG
- the rragca gene encoding ras-related GTP binding Ca, with translation MSIQYEVEQLADSYGVADSFPKDFGYGEEEADIEDSPAPSDSKPRILLMGLRRSGKSSIQKVVFHKMSPNETLFLESTNKIYKDDISSSSFVNFQIWDFPGQVDFFDPTFDYEMIFRGTGALIFVIDAQDDYVEALGRLHLTVSRAYRVNPEINFEVFIHKVDGLSDDHKIETQRDIHQRANDDLADASLEKLHLSFYLTSIYDHSIFEAFSKVVQKLIPQLPTLENLLNIFISNSGIEKAFLFDVVSKIYIATDSSPVDMQSYELCCDMIDVVIDVSCIYGLREDGSGSAYDKESMAIIKLNNTTVLYLKEVTKFLALVCILREESFERKGLIDYNFHCFRKAIHEVFEVGVSTQRPVGSQAVGSPCTKAVALNGTPRNTV, from the exons ATGTCGATTCAGTACGAGGTGGAACAGCTGGCTGACAGCTACGGGGTTGCGGACTCGTTCCCCAAAGATTTCGGTTATGGTGAAGAGGAGGCCGACATTGAGGACAGCCCGGCGCCGTCCGACAGCAAACCGAGAATCCTGCTCATGGGTTTGAGAAGAAGTGGCAAATCATCCATACAGAAG GTGGTCTTCCACAAAATGTCTCCCAATGAGACCTTGTTCCTGGAGAGCACCAACAAGATCTACAAGGACGACATCTCTAGCAGCTCCTTTGTCAACTTCCAGATTTGGGACTTCCCGGGTCAGGTTGACTTCTTTGACCCCACCTTTGACTACGAGATGATCTTCAGAGGAACCGGGGCTTTGATATTTGTCATCGATGCTCAG GATGATTATGTGGAGGCCCTGGGCAGACTTCACCTCACGGTGTCTCGGGCCTATCGGGTCAATCCAGAGATCAACTTCGAGGTGTTTATCCACAAAGTGGATGGCCTGTCAGACGATCACAAGATCGAGACTCAGAGAGACATCCATCAGAGAGCCAATGACGATCTGGCAGACGCTAGCTTGGAAAAGCTGCATCTCAG CTTTTACTTGACGAGTATTTACGACCACTCCATCTTTGAGGCCTTTAGCAAAGTGGTGCAGAAGCTCATCCCTCAGCTTCCCACTCTGGAGAACCTCCTAAACATCTTCATTTCT AATTCAGGGATAGAGAAGGCCTTTCTGTTTGACGTGGTCAGTAAGATCTACATCGCTACAGACAGCTCTCCTGTAGACATGCAGTCCTATGAACTGTGCTGTGATATGATCGACGTGGTCATTGACGTCTCCTGCATCTATgg TCTGAGGGAGGACGGCAGTGGCAGTGCCTACGACAAGGAGTCCATGGCCATCATCAAGCTCAACAACACCACTGTGCTGTACCTGAAAGAGGTCACCAAGTTCCTGGCCCTTGTCTGCATCCTGCGGGAAGAAAGCTTTGAGCGCAAAG GATTAATAGACTACAACTTCCACTGTTTCCGGAAGGCCATCCATGAAGTATTTGAGGTGGGCGTTTCCACCCAGCGTCCAGTGGGCTCTCAGGCGGTGGGCTCTCCCTGCACCAAGGCCGTTGCACTGAATGGCACGCCGCGCAACACTGTCTAG
- the gja9a gene encoding gap junction alpha-9 protein has product MGDWNFLGGVLEEVHIHSTMVGKIWLTILFIFRMLVLGVAAEDVWNDEQADFICNTEQPGCRNVCYDHAFPISLIRYWVLQVIFVSSPSLVYMGHALYRLRALEKARQKKKVLLRRELELVDVELAEARRRIEREMKQLDQGKLNKAPLRGSLLRTYVAHVVTRSVVEVAFMTGQYLLYGFHLYPLFKCERDPCPNAVDCYVSRPTEKSVFMVFMQCIAAISLFLNILEIIHLSYKKIKKGILDFYPHLRDERDELDDYYANKCKKESVVQMCSNVPRKATIASAPSDYNFMMERMQGTIMYPNLIKPSTVLPLQGELATPHNLDDSRCSAQSPPHCNCPLTTNEPCSPCCNSLIYPKQEAEDFLHLHPHSKEDGASERGSPDFPKCPQKATDASTLPVSASRRPWRAHGSFNCSTVSEGKSSDTDSYEGAKASSGTPSTRTRSKSDAKNQSRPTTPESVEDSSSGSRHNSRPPSSNCKTSVASNASKRAADLQI; this is encoded by the coding sequence ATGGGGGACTGGAACTTTCTCGGGGGGGTTTTGGAGGAGGTGCATATCCATTCCACTATGGTAGGCAAGATCTGGCTCACCATCCTGTTCATCTTCCGTATGCTGGTCCTCGGGGTGGCAGCTGAGGATGTGTGGAACGACGAGCAGGCTGACTTCATATGCAACACGGAGCAGCCTGGGTGCAGGAATGTGTGCTACGACCATGCTTTCCCAATCTCCCTCATCCGCTACTGGGTGCTGCAGGTCATTTTTGTGTCTTCTCCCTCGCTGGTTTACATGGGCCACGCTCTTTACAGGCTGCGGGCTCTGGAGAAGGCACGGCAGAAGAAGAAAGTGCTGCTGCGGAGAGAACTGGAGTTGGTCGATGTGGAGTTGGCAGAAGCAAGGAGGAGGATTGAGCGGGAAATGAAACAGCTGGATCAAGGGAAGCTTAACAAAGCTCCTTTGAGGGGCTCTTTGCTGCGTACCTATGTTGCCCACGTTGTCACTCGCTCTGTTGTGGAGGTGGCCTTCATGACAGGCCAGTACCTCCTTTATGGCTTTCACCTCTACCCACTCTTCAAGTGTGAGCGGGATCCTTGTCCCAATGCTGTGGACTGTTATGTTTCCAGACCAACAGAGAAAAGTGTCTTCATGGTGTTCATGCAATGCATTGCTGCAATTTCCCTATTCCTAAACATCTTGGAGATCATACATCTGAGTTacaaaaagattaaaaaggGCATCTTGGACTTCTACCCTCACTTGAGAGACGAGAGAGATGAACTTGATGACTACTATGCCAACAAGTGTAAAAAAGAATCTGTTGTGCAAATGTGCTCCAATGTACCCCGAAAAGCAACAATTGCCTCTGCACCCAGTGACTACAACTTCATGATGGAGAGGATGCAGGGCACAATTATGTACCCAAACCTAATCAAACCTTCAACTGTTCTACCTCTTCAGGGCGAGCTGGCCACTCCGCACAATTTGGATGATTCCAGATGTTCAGCTCAAAGCCCCCCACATTGCAACTGCCCCTTGACTACCAACGAGCCCTGCTCTCCGTGCTGCAACTCCCTGATTTATCCAAAACAGGAGGCTGAGGACTTCTTGCATCTTCACCCACACAGTAAAGAGGATGGTGCCAGTGAAAGAGGGAGTCCAGACTTTCCAAAATGCCCACAGAAGGCAACTGACGCTTCCACACTGCCAGTTAGTGCATCAAGGAGGCCGTGGAGGGCTCATGGCTCTTTCAATTGCTCTACAGTGTCGGAGGGTAAAAGCTCTGACACAGACTCCTATGAGGGTGCAAAAGCCAGCAGTGGCACTCCCTCCACTCGAACACGCTCAAAATCAGATGCCAAAAATCAAAGCCGGCCCACCACCCCAGAGTCGGTGGAGGACTCCAGCTCAGGATCCAGGCACAACTCCAGACCACCTTCCTCCAACTGCAAAACATCAGTGGCAAGTAATGCAAGCAAACGAGCAGCAGACCTGCAAATCTAA